GGTATTGCCAGCATCTCCCTATTAGTCGGAGGTATTGGGGTTATGAATATCATGCTGGTTTCGGTAACAGAGCGGACGCGTGAAATCGGGATTAAAAAGGCTCTCGGAGCTCGGCGCAAGATCATTCTTAAGCAATTTCTGATTGAAGCAGTCATCCTGACTCTGATGGGTGGTATTATTGGCGTAGTAGCAGGTATCGCCTCTGGTTTTGCTATTACCCAGTCTTTGGCCTATCCATATATTTTATCTCTGTTTTCTGTCTTTGTAAGTTTGCTCTTTTGTTGTATAATAGGAGTAGTATTTGGGCTCTTGCCGGCTGTGAAAGCATCCAAGCTGGATCCAATTGAAGCCCTGCGATTTGAATAAATAAAGGAGAATCAAGCATATATGCACAAGATTTTAGTAGTGGAAGACGATACTACGATCAATCAAGTCATTTGTGAATTTTTAAAAGAAAGTAACTATGCAGTTACACCAGTCTTTGATGGAGGCGAGGCTTTGCTTCAATTTGAAGCAGAGTCTTTTGACTTAGTTATTTTGGACATGATGTTGCCAACCATGAGTGGACTGGATGTCCTCAAGGAAATTCGCAAGACTTCTCAGATTCCAGTCATGATCCTGACGGCGCTAGATGACGAGTACACTCAGCTAGTCAGCTTTAACCACCTTATCAGTGACTATGTGACCAAGCCTTTCTCACCACTGATCTTGGTCAAACGGATTGAGAATATTCTGCGACGAAATACGGTTGCGTCAGAGATTACTGTTGGTGATTTGACCGTCTCTATCGATGATTGTACCGTTTACTGGCAGGAAGAAAAGATGCCTCTGACCAAGAAAGAGTACGAAATCTTGCAGGCTCTAGCCAAGAGAAAGGATCACTTAGTGACCCGCGATCAGCTCATGAATACCATTTGGGGCTACAGCGAGCTAGATAGCCGGGTGTTGGACAATCATATCAAGAACATTCGTAAGAAAATCCCAGGTATTCCTCTGAAAACCATCACAGGCATGGGCTATCAGCTTGGAGGAGAAGACACGTGAAGATTGTCAAAAAGAACTTCCTCTTGACGACTTTCATTATCTTTGTCGTTGTGACGATCGTTCTATCCACTCTCTATTTTGCCATGCCGGTTTACTACCAGCAGGTCAAGGGAGGAGAAGCCCAGCGTGAGTTTGCTCAGGTAGCCAAGCAGGTCAAGGGAAAGTCCAGCCAAGAAATCAGTGAGCTCTTGAGCAATTATAGCAAAAAAAGCAATCAGATCTGGTTCACCTTGTTAGCTAAAGACAATACGATTCTTTACCCAGCACTTGAAACGAATGGAGAAAGCTCTCTCCAGCTGACGATTGTTCCGACCATTGCCAATAGTAATTACGAAAGCAAGACTCTGTCAGAAAGCTTTCAGACGTCGGACGGAAAAGAAGTAGTCCTGCGAGGGGAATATTCTCTGCAACCCGTTTCGGATGCCAGTCGGATCTTGCTTAATCTCTATCCTTTTGTATTATTTTTGTCGTTGAGTCTGGGAGGGCTTGCTGCCTATCTCTATAGTCGGACCTCCAGTCAGCGAATTAAGGATATTTCCTCTAGCACTCGGCAAATGACGAGTCTGCTTCCAGATGTTTCCTGTCAGGTGAAAGGGCACGATGAGATTGCTGACTTAGCTCAGGATATCAATCACTTATATGCCAACCTCCTAGCAAGTATGGAAGCTCTGCGATTAGAAAATGAAAAAGTTGCAGAAAGCGAGCGCGAAAAGGCAGAATTTCTCCGAATGACCTCCCACGAACTCAAGACCCCCATCACCAGCATGATGGGAATGATTGACGGGATGATTTATGGAGTGGGTGATTTTAAAGATCGGGACAAATACCTACAGAAGTGCCGCGAAATATTGGAAGAACAATCAGGTCTAGTTCAGTCTATCCTAGCCATTTCAAAACTAGAAATGACCATGGAGACAGAGCGAGAAATCTTCTCTCTCAAAGAGCTGCTTGAAGCAAATATCAGTACCTACAAGGTTCTGGCTGACCTCAAGCATTATCAATTTAATGTCCAACTTTCAGAAACAAAAGTCCGAGGAAATAAGACCTATTTACTGAAAGCTATTAAAAATTTGATTGATAATGCCTTCCATTATACAGTAGAAGGCGGAGAAATCTTGGTTCGTTTAGAAGATGGGATGTTAGTTGTAGAAAATGAAGCTGAGCGAGTGTTGGATGAATCACAGATTCAGCAGATTTTCCAGCCGTTTTATCGACCAGACTACAGTCGCAATCGTAAGGATGGCGGTACAGGACTGGGACTCTTTATCGTGCAGCAAATTTTAGAAAAGCACCATCTCACTTATCGCTTTGAAGCAGTTGAAAATAGATGGATGCGCTTCACAATTTTTTTACCTCAAATGGAACAGATATGAGGCTGGGACAAAAGTCCTAGCCTCTCAATTGTTTTTGGATTGTCGAGTAAGACGCAGTGATTGAGTGGACTCTACTAGGCTGATTTCATCAGCTTTTACAGCCCTACTCAACTGTGCGGAGGTGGGACGACGAAATCGAATTCTAACGAATTACCGATTTCTGTCCCACTCTCATTTTTGCTTGGATTTTTATAGGATAAATGTTTGAAAAGCACTTTTATTCAAGTTTTGTTTTAAATTTAAAAGAAAAGTGCGAAAAACGCTTACAATATCACAAAATAATTGACTATTACCTTTATTAGGAGTAAACTAATGGGGTACATTTAAAAAATATAAAAGGAGAATTCATCATGAATTTAACATTTTTAGGACTTTGTATTGCCTGCTTTGGCGTCTCATTAGCTGAAGGTTTGATTATGAGCAATCTGTTTAAAGCAGCTTCACGTCAGCCAGAAATGGTTGATCAATTAAGAAGCTTGCTCATCATGGGTGTCGCTTTTGTTGAAGGTACTTTCTTCGTTACTTTGGTTATGTCTTTCATTATCAAATAGTTTTTTCTATTTTAGAAAAGGGGGTGTCAAACCTTGGAAGAGAGTCTTAATCCGACTATTCAGCTAGGCCCAATATCCTTTGATTTGACCCTGCTTGCTATGTCACTTGTGACCGTTTTGATGGTCTTTGGCTTTATCTACTGGGGCAGTAGAAAAATGTCCATCCGACCAAAAGGAAAGCAAAACTTACTTGAGTACGTCTATGATTTTGTCATTGGCTTTACTAAAGAAAATATTGGGGAACACTACATCAAAGATTATTCTTTGTTTATGTTTGCCTTGTTTCTTTTTATTGCAGTTGCCAATAATATCGGTTTGATGGCTAAAATTCAAACCACCAATGGCTACAATCTCTGGACCTCACCGACGGCAAATTTGGGCTATGACCTAGCCTTGTCCTTTATTATTACATTGATTAGTCATGTGGAAGGAATCCGTCGTCGTGGTTTTAAAGATTACTTAAAAGCTTTTGCAACACCTGGATTTATGACTCCAATGAATATCTTGGAAGAATTTACCAATTTTGCCTCCTTAGCTCTGCGGATTTTCGGAAATATCTTTGCAGGGGAAGTTTTGGCTGGCTTGTTGCTTACCTTGTCACAACAAGCATTTTATTGGTATCCAGCTGCTTTCCTAGGTAGTATGTTATGGACAGCCTTCTCGATATTTATTTCATGTATCCAGGCCTATGTCTTTACCATGCTGTCTTCGATGTATATCGGTAAGAAAATAAACGGTGAAGAATAGTAAGTAGAAAGGAAGAAAAGGAATGCACGTAAC
Above is a window of Streptococcus cristatus ATCC 51100 DNA encoding:
- a CDS encoding response regulator transcription factor; its protein translation is MHKILVVEDDTTINQVICEFLKESNYAVTPVFDGGEALLQFEAESFDLVILDMMLPTMSGLDVLKEIRKTSQIPVMILTALDDEYTQLVSFNHLISDYVTKPFSPLILVKRIENILRRNTVASEITVGDLTVSIDDCTVYWQEEKMPLTKKEYEILQALAKRKDHLVTRDQLMNTIWGYSELDSRVLDNHIKNIRKKIPGIPLKTITGMGYQLGGEDT
- a CDS encoding sensor histidine kinase, which produces MKIVKKNFLLTTFIIFVVVTIVLSTLYFAMPVYYQQVKGGEAQREFAQVAKQVKGKSSQEISELLSNYSKKSNQIWFTLLAKDNTILYPALETNGESSLQLTIVPTIANSNYESKTLSESFQTSDGKEVVLRGEYSLQPVSDASRILLNLYPFVLFLSLSLGGLAAYLYSRTSSQRIKDISSSTRQMTSLLPDVSCQVKGHDEIADLAQDINHLYANLLASMEALRLENEKVAESEREKAEFLRMTSHELKTPITSMMGMIDGMIYGVGDFKDRDKYLQKCREILEEQSGLVQSILAISKLEMTMETEREIFSLKELLEANISTYKVLADLKHYQFNVQLSETKVRGNKTYLLKAIKNLIDNAFHYTVEGGEILVRLEDGMLVVENEAERVLDESQIQQIFQPFYRPDYSRNRKDGGTGLGLFIVQQILEKHHLTYRFEAVENRWMRFTIFLPQMEQI
- a CDS encoding F0F1 ATP synthase subunit C — translated: MNLTFLGLCIACFGVSLAEGLIMSNLFKAASRQPEMVDQLRSLLIMGVAFVEGTFFVTLVMSFIIK
- the atpB gene encoding F0F1 ATP synthase subunit A, with translation MEESLNPTIQLGPISFDLTLLAMSLVTVLMVFGFIYWGSRKMSIRPKGKQNLLEYVYDFVIGFTKENIGEHYIKDYSLFMFALFLFIAVANNIGLMAKIQTTNGYNLWTSPTANLGYDLALSFIITLISHVEGIRRRGFKDYLKAFATPGFMTPMNILEEFTNFASLALRIFGNIFAGEVLAGLLLTLSQQAFYWYPAAFLGSMLWTAFSIFISCIQAYVFTMLSSMYIGKKINGEE